CATCACTTGGCTCCCTGCGTGAAGCGGACGGCGGTGCCGTCGGCGATCACGGACTGGTTGTAGGAGTACTGCAGGGCGTCGGTGCCGGACTGGTTCAAGATGCCGACGGTGGCGCCGGCGCCCTTGTCCGCGACGGACTTGTACTGGAGGGTCACGGCGCCGGTGGCCTCGTCGAAGACGACCTCGAAGGTGGCGCGGCCCGAAGTGCCGTTAGCGTAGGCGGCGTTGTTCCACACGATCGCGAACTTGCGGCTGCCCTTGGTGCCGGTGGTGGCCGTCTGCACGGACGACTTCTTGTCGACCGTCAGGTCGTCCCACAGCGGGGCGACCAAGCCCTTCACACTGTTCACGCCGGTCGTCGGCAGGGCGCTGTTGTTGTAGTCACCGACGCGCGAGGACAGGAAGTTGACCAGGCCGTCCGTGGTGACCGAGGCGGAGGAGTACGCGACGCCGTAGTGCTTCACCGAGAAGGGCAGCGCGACGGTGGCCGAGTCCTCGTCACCGGACAGGGCGACCTTGTTGGAGCCCGCGATCCAGGAGTACGTGGCCGGGGCGCAGCTGTTGCCCGAGTTGTCCGTGCGGTTCGGGACCTGGACGTTCTTGGTCAGGTCGGCGGCGCCGACGGTGGCGCTGCCGTTGTAGACGCCGTTGCACAGGACCGGGGCCGCGGGCTTCACCGCCAGGCTGTAGGAGCCCTCGGAGACCTTGGCGAAGGAGTACTTGCCCTGGGCGTTCGAGGTCACGGCGTCCAGCGGCGAGCCGTTCAGCTCGACTCTCGCACCGGCGAGGGCCTTGCCGGTGACGTCGAGGACGGTGCCGGAGACCTGGTGCGAGGGAACCGCGGTCAGCGCGATGTCCTGGGTGAAGGCCTGCTGGGCGGCGAGCGTGACACCGGTCGCCGAGCCGTTCGCGTAGCCGTAGCCGCTGAAGGCGAAGGAGTACGTGCCGGCGGGCAGCGGCAGACGGTACGCGCCGTCCGCGCCGGTGGTGACCGTACGGACCGAGCCGGCGGCTTCGGTGGCCTTCACGGTGATGTTCGGCAGAGCCGCGCCGGTCGCCTTGTCGGTGGCCTTGCCGGTGACGGTGGCCGCGGTGTGCGGGGCCTTGTCGACGGAGGCGAGGATGTCGAGCTTGCCCTCACCCCAGACGTTGTTCATGCCGGCGGTGCCGCCGCAGTGCGTGTCGTCGACGTCGATCGCGCCCTCGTTGAGGAGCTTGCGCGTCTCGTCGATGTTGCCGATCAGCGACGGAGCCGCCGACCACAGCAGCGCGACCGCACCCGCGACGTGCGGCGTCGCCATCGACGTACCACTGATGGTCTTGTACGACGAACCCGGCCACGTGGAGGGGACGTTGACGCCCGGCGCCGAGATGTTCGGCTTCGCCGAGCCGTCGATCGGGGAGGGGCCGAAACCGGAGAAGGAAGCGATCTTGCCGGCTGAGTCGTAGGCGCCGACACCGTAGGACGAGACCTGCGCGCCGGGCGGGTGGGTCGTCGAACAGGTCTTGCCGTCACCGTCGTTGCCGGCCGCGAAGGCCTCGAAGATGCCCGCGGAGTTCCAGGCATCAAGGATGTCCTGGTAGAAGGGGGTGTTGCTGTCCGGGTTGCCCCAGGAGTTGTTGACGATGTTCGGGGCCAGGTCCGGGCGCGGGTTCTGACCGTTGTGGTCGGTCGGCGCGAGGATCCACTGACCGGCGGCGAGCAGGTCGTCGTCGTAGCAGTACTCGGTCCCGCAGCCCTTGGCGGCGATCCACTTCGCGTTCGGTGCGACGCCGATGCCGTTCTTGCCGACCATCGTGCCCATCGTGTGGGTGCCGTGGCCGTTGTTGTCACACGGGGTGCCGTCGGAGGGGCAGTTCCCGGACGGGTCGTAGAAGTTGTAGTCGTGTGTGAAGGTGCCGTCGCCGTTGTTGCCGCGGTACTGCTTCACCAGGTCCGGGTGGTCGTACTGCACACCGGAGTCGACGCTGGCGATGACGATGCCCTCGCCGCGGTCCTCGTACTGCTTCCACACCTGGTCGGCCTTGATGTCGGCGATGCCCCACTCGGGGGTGTCGTCGCCGCTGGCGGACGAGTCGGTCCCCGCCGACGTGGTGCGCGACTTGGTGACCTTCTTGTCGGAGGTCTCGGAGTCGTCGAGCTTGAACTTCTGCTCCTTGACGACCGACGCGACGTCCGAGCGCTTGGCGAGCTCGTTGACGAGGGCCTCGTCACCGGTGACCTGGATCGTGTTGGCGATCCAGTAGTCCTTGTGCCCGACCTTCTCCTTGTCCAGGAAGGAGGTGAGCGACTTCTGGCTGTCCGCGGCGTGCGCGCGCAGCTCCTTGTATGCGGCCTTGGCCTTGGCGGCGTGTGTCTTCTGCTTCTTGGCGCCGGACAGGTCCGCCTGGTCCTTCAGGACGACGAAGAACTTCGCGTCGCCGCCCTTGGCGACGGCGCTGCGCAGCGACGAGTCGATCTTCGCGGTGGCCGCGGCGGACGGGGTGTCGGCTGCGACGGCCGGCATGACGCCGGCGGCCAGAGCGGTCGCGGTGAACGCGGCCACTGCCCATGAATGGGGTCTCCCCTGTTCGAGCGAAGTCGAGAACTTGGGGAAGGATCTGCGCCGGGGCGGTCGGGGCAGGTGCATCGGGGTGCTCCTCCGGGAACGGTACGGGGAGTTCGCACGCTAGGAAGGCGCCGTTACTGAGGAATTACTGGCAGGGTGACGGGCGTCTCTGGCGCCCGAAAACTATCACCGCTAGTTTGGGTCGCAGGACCAGCAGGCAGTACCAGGCGAGTTCAGGCAGTACTCGGGAGGAGAGCCATGAAGGCCCACGACGGGATGTACATCGGCGGCGAGTGGCGGGCCGCCGCGGGCACGGACACGATCGCGGTGGTCGACCCGGCCGACGAGCAGGTCATCGCCCATGTCCCGGCGGGCATCGCCGAGGACGTCGACGCCGCCGTGTTCGCCGCCCACGAGGCGTTCCCCGCCTGGGCCGCGACGCCGCCCGCCGAGCGTGCCTCGAGGATCGCCGCCCTGCGCGACGTCCTCGTCGCCCGCAAGGACGAGATCGCCGAGACCGTCACCGCCGAACTCGGCGCGCCCCTGCAGTTCTCGCAGATGGTGCACGCCGGCGTGCCGATCCTGGTCGCCGGCTCGTACGCCGAACTCGCCGCCTCGTACGCCTTCGAGGAGAAGGTCGGCAACTCCACCGTCTACGCCGAGCCGGTCGGCGTCGTCGGCGCGATCACGCCCTGGAACTACCCGCTCCACCAGATCGTCGCGAAGGTCGCCCCCGCGCTCGCGGCGGGTTGCACCGTCGTGCTCAAGCCCGCCGAGGACACCCCGCTGACCGCCCAGCTCTTCGCCGAGGCCGTCTACGAAGCGGGCATCCCCGCGGGCGTGTTCAACCTCGTCACCGGCCTCGGCACCGTCGCCGGCCAGGCGCTCGCCGCGCACCCGGGCGTCGACCTGGTCTCCTTCACCGGCTCCACCGCCGTCGGCAAACAGATCGGCGCCACCGCGGGCGCGGCCGTCAAGCGCGTCGCCCTCGAACTCGGCGGCAAGTCCGCCAACGTCATCCTGCCGAGCGCCGACCTCGCCAAGGCCGTCGGCGTCGGCATCGCCAACGTCATGGGCAACTCCGGCCAGACGTGCAGCGCCTGGACCCGCATGCTCGTCCACACGTCCCAGTACGACGAGGCCGTCACGCTCGCGGCCGAGGCCGCCGCCAAGTACGGCGACCGCATCGGCCCGCTCGTCAACGCCAAGCAGCACGCGCGCGTGCGGGGCTACATCGAGAAGGGTGTCGCCGAGGGCGCCCGCCTCGTCGCCGGCGGCCCCGAAGCCCCGCGCGAGCGGGGCTACTTCGTCAGCCCGACCGTCTTCGCCGACGTCACCCCCGAGATGACCATCGCCCAGGAGGAGATCTTCGGCCCGGTCGTCTCGATCATCCGTTACGAGGACGAGGACGAGGCCCTGCGCATCGCCAACGGCACCGTGTACGGCCTCGCGGGCGCCGTCTGGGCGGCCGACGACGCCGAGGCGGTCGCGTTCGCGCGCCGCATGGACACCGGCCAGGTCGACATCAACGGCGGCCGCTTCAACCCCCTCGCCCCGTTCGGCGGTTACAAGCAGTCCGGCGTCGGCCGCGAGCTGGGCGCGCACGGCCTGTCCGAGTACCTCCAGACCAAGTCCCTCCAGTTCTAGGAGCTCCGCGCCTCATGGTCCGTGCCGCTGTACTGCCCGCCGTCGGCTCTCCCCTGGAGATCACGGAGATCGACCTGCCCGAGCCCGGCCCCGGCCAGGTCCGGGTCAGGCTCACCGCCGCCGGGGTCTGCCACTCCGACCTGTCCCTGACCAACGGCACGATGCGCGTGCCCGTCCCCGCCGTGCTCGGCCACGAGGGCGCCGGCACCGTCGTCTCCGTCGGCGAGGGCGTCACCCATGTCGCACCCGGCGACGGGGTCGTCCTCAACTGGGCGCCCGCGTGCGGAAAGTGCCACGCCTGCTCGCTCGGCGAGGTGTGGCTGTGCGCCGACGCCCTCACCGGCGCGGGCTCGGTGTACGCCCACCGCTCCGACGACGGCGGCGACCTCCACCCCGGCCTGAACGTCGCCGCGTTCGCCGAGGAGACGGTGGTCGCCGCGAACTGCGTCCTGCGCGCCCCCGAAGGCGTCCCCCTCACCGACGCGGCCCTCCTCGGCTGCGCCGTCCTGACCGGATACGGCGCTGTGCACCACTCGGCGCGGGTCCGCGAGGGCGAGACGGTCGCCGTGTTCGGCGTCGGCGGGGTCGGCCTCGCCACGCTGCAGGCGGCCCGTATCGCCGGCGCCTCGAAGATCATCGCGGTGGACGTCTCCCCGGAGAAGGAGGAGCTGGCCCGCAAGGCCGGCGCCACCGACTACGTCGTGGCCTCCGAGACCACCGCACGCGAGATCCGCGGCCTCACCGGCAAGCAGGGTGTGGACGTCGCGGTCGAGTGCGTGGGCCGCGCCGTGACCATCCGTACCGCGTGGGAGTCCACGCGGCGCGGCGGCCGCACCACGGTCGTCGGTATCGGCGGCAAGGATCAGCAGGTCACCTTCAACGCCCTGGAGCTCTTCCACTTCGGCCGCACGCTCTCGGGCTGCGTCTACGGCAACTCCGACCCGGCGAAGGACCTCCCGGTCCTGGCCGAGCACATCCGCGCGGGCCGCCTCGACCTGAGCGCGCTCGTCACCGAACACATCGCCCTCGACGGGATCCCCGCCGCCTTCGACAACATGGTCGCGGGCAAGGGCGGACGGGCGCTGGTCGTCTTCTAGACCCGGGTGGACCCGTGCCCCACGACCCCGGCCGCCCCCGCGCGGCCGGGGCCACAGGGCTGCCCGCACCCGGCCCGCGCTTTCCCATGCACAGGCAAAAACTGCTGCTGCGCAACCCGTTGACCCGCGTACCGTCTGGTCAGTATGTTCCCGGCACCGCGGCGCCGCGGACCGTCCCCTCCCCGCAGTCACCGGAGTGTGCACGCATGGACACGGCACCATCCGCTCGCCCCGCAGCCACCGCTTCCCCCGAAGCCGAGACCCGCGCCCGAAGGAAGGTCGCCACCGCAGCCGCGCTCGCCTCGGCCGTCGAGTGGTACGACTACTTCGTCTTCGGCATCGCGGCCGCCCTCGTGCTCGGCGACCTCTACTTCCCCTCCGGCAGCTCGTCGGCGGGCGTGCTCGCCGCCTTCGCGACCTTCGCCGTCGGCTTCCTGGCCCGCCCGCTCGGCGGGGTCATCGCCGGCCAGCTCGGCGACAAGCGCGGCCGCAAGCCCATGCTGGTCCTCGCCCTGACCCTGATGGGCCTCGCCACCACGGGCATTGGCCTGCTCCCCACGTACGACACGATCGGCGTGGCCGCGCCGATCCTCCTCGTCGCCCTGCGGGTCGTGCAGGGCCTCGCCGTCGGCGCCCAGTGGGGCGGCGCGATGCTGATGGCCACCGAGTACGCCCCCGAGGGCAAGCGCGGCCTCTACGGCAGCCTCGTCCAACTCGGCGTCCCCATCGGCGTGGTGACCGCCAACACCGTGTTCCTCGTCGCCGGCGCCCTCACCAGCGACAGCGCCTTCACCGCGTGGGGCTGGCGGCTCCCGTTCCTGGTGGGCCTGCTCGTCCTGGCCCTCGCCTGGTACATCCACGCGAAGGTCGAGGAGACCCCCGAGTTCAAGGCCGCGGAAGCGGAACTGGCGAAGGCGGAGGCGGACCGCTCCCGCTCCCCGCTGCGCAGGATCCTGCGCGAGCACCTCGGCACGGTCTTCCTCGCGGGCGGCTCCTTCGCCGTGAACACCGCGACGTTCTACATCATCATCACGGGAGTCCTCGACTACACGACCCGTGAACTCGGCATGGAGCGCGAGGCCGTCCTCACCGTCTCGCTCTGCATCAGCCTCACCCAGCTCGCCCTGATCCCCGCGTCGGCGGCCCTCTCCGACCGCATCGGACGGCTGCGGATCTACGCGCTCGGCGCCGCGGGCCTCGTCGTGTGGGCCGTGCCGATGTTCCTGCTCATCGACACCGGCTCACTGCTCTGGCTGGCCGTGGGCACCTTCGTCACCAGCTGCTTCCTGAGCATCATGTACGGGCCTCAGGCCGCGCTGTTCGCCGAGCTGTTCACCGCCGAGATGCGCTACACGGGAGCCTCGCTCGGCTACCAGATCGCGGCCGTGTTCGGCGGCGGACTCGCGCCGTTCGTGATGGTGCTGCTCCTGGAGGCGACCGGCACGTCGATGGCCGTCTCCGGCTACATCATCGGCCTCGGCGTGATCGCCCTGATCTCCATCAAGGTGCTTGCGGGGCGGGCGGCTGCGCGCTGAGCGTCCCCGCCGCCATCGGCTCCGGCACCGCGGGTGCCGGAGCCGAGGTGCGCAGCCCGGGGAAGGACCGGGCCGCCGCCAGGAAGGCGAATGTCGTCAGGACGAACGGCCAGGTGAACGTGTGCCCGCCCGACGGCGCGAACACCGCCGCCATGGCCGACGTCGCGGCCGTCGCGGTGAACGCGCCCACCGCCGCGTACGCCAGAGTGCGCGGACCCGCCTCCAGGAACACCCCGCACAGGGCCAGCGCCACAAGGATCGCGTTGTAGCCCATGGTCCCGTCCGCGATCTGCGCGGCGGGAGCGCCGAGCGCCCACGCGGAGAGGATCCCGACGAGGCTGCCCACGCCCGCCACGGCGGCGGCCCCGCGGCTCGCGACGAGCAGCGCGGCGAGGATGAGCGCGCCGACGTACCACTGCGGCATGAAGAAGATCTCTGCGAAGCCCGTGAAGAACCCGTGCCACAGATCGGAGAAGCCGAGCGACGTCGGACCGGTCGCCGCGTTCGTGAGGGCCGCGAGGCCGTCGCCGTGGTGCCAGATCCGCTCGAACCCCGGTGCCGCGGTGGTCATCGCGCTCGCGAGGAGGCAGTAGGGGAGCGTCAGCGACGGCAGGTTCCACACACCGAGCAGATTGACGACGGCCGCGGTGGCGACGGTGACGACGACGCAGCCGGCCGCGGCGAGCAGCGCGGTCGACAGATGGTCGGCGCCCAGGAACACCGCGAAACACAGCGCCGTCAGACAGGCGTTGAATCCTTCGAGGCCCGTCGAGACGCGCTCGCGGTCCGCGCCGAGCAGTCGCGAGGTGGCCGTGCCGAGCGCCGTTCCCGCGATCGCGTAGAGCCCGTACTCCCAGCCCGCGGCGAACAGTGCCACGGCGAGGAGCGCACCGGCCGGGACGCTGGACAGAAAGACGACCTGAGCCTGCCCGCGCAGGAGCTGAACGCCGAACTGTCTACAACCCGCTCCCCAATCAAGGGGTGATTTGCCAGGAGTTGGGCCGTACTTGGCCTGCCGCATCCCGTGCCCCCGTGTTACGTCCCTGTTTCACCCAGCAGAACGGAGGCACTTTACCGACATCCCCTGAAGTCCGGAAGAAGGGGTCTATCACGGCAGGAAGCTCCCTCCCGGCCGGCGCAGCGCCGCTGCCCCCATCCCCGGGCGCCGCTAGCGCAGCGCCCCCGCCTCGATCCCCAGCGCGTCGCCGAACGCCCGCTCCCCGGCCGGCGTGACCTTCACGGCCCGCTCCGACCCGATCCGCACGACCCAGCCCGCGTCGAACGCGTGGCTGCACAGGGCCGCGCCCGCCGTCCCCGCGAGATGCGGCCGGCGCTCGGTCCAGTCCAGGCACGCCCGCGCCAGGGGCCGGCGCCCCGACCGGTCGAGACCGATCCCCAACGCGCCGAACAGGTCCACCCCCTGCGGGGTCAGCGCGAACCCCGTATCCGTGCGCAGGTCCCCGCGCCGGACCAGCGCGTCCGTGAGCGCGATGCCGAGGCGGCCCGCGAGATGGTCGTAACAGGTGCGCCCGCGCGCCATCGCGTCCCGCGCGCTCACCGCCCGCAGGGTCTGCGGCCGCTCCCCGCCGTCAGGCGCCGCGTACGCCGCGAGTTCCTCCACGAGCCCGGCCACGCGCGCGTCCGCGAGCCGCACATAGCGGTGGCGCCCCTGCCGCTCCTCGGAGAGGAGGCCGCCCGAGACGAGCTTGCCCAGATGCTCGCTCGCCGTCGACGCCGCGACCCCCGCGTGCCGCGCCAGCTCACCGGCGGTCCACGCCCGCCCGTCGAGGAGGGCGAGCAGACAGGCCGCGCGGGTCTCGTCGGCCATCAGTGCGGCGAGCGCGGCGAGGCGCGGTGCGCCGGGTTCCCTGGACTTCATGGGTCAAGCATGCGCCCGGCACGGTTCGGTGACCGCCGAAACGTCAGTGCAGCGCCGCGACCTGCTCGTACTGCAGCGTGAGCCCGTCGAGGAGCGCCCGCAGGCCCGTCTCGAAGGCCCGCTCGTCGATCAGCTCCTGGCGGTCGGCGAGCAGATGCGCCTGGCCGAGGTGGGGGTAGTCGGCGGGGTCGTACGCCGTCTCGTCGTCGACGAAGCCCCCGGCAAAGGAACCGAGCGCGGAGCCCGTCACGAAGTACCGCATGAGCGCGCCGATCGACGTGGCCTGCGCCGGGGGCCAGCCCGCGTCCACCATCGAGCCGAACACGGCATCGGCGAGCCGGAGCCCCGCGGGCCTGCGCCCAGGCCCCTGGGCGAGCACGGGGACGATGTTGGGGTGCGCGAGCAGAGCCGCCCGGTAGGACACCACCCAGTCGTGCAGGGCCGTGCGCCAGTCGCGCCCGTCCGCTGCGTCGAACATCGACAGGTCGACCTGCGCGCTCACCGAGTCGGCGACCGCCTCAAGGATCTGGTCCTTGGTGCGGAAGTGGTTGTACAGCGAGGGGCCGCTCACGCCCAGCTCGGCGGCGAGCCGCCGCGTGGAGACGGCCGCGAGGCCCTCGGCGTCGACGAGAGAGAGCGCCGCCGTGACGATGCGGTCTCTGCTCAGGAGGGGCTTGCGCGGTCGGGCCATGCGGCACATAGTAGGGCTGTAAACCAAAAACTAGCAGTGCTAATTTAGTGCTCATTCACTCATGCCTGAGGTGTGGTCCATGAATCTGGAGCTCAGCGAGGAGCAGACGGCTGTCCGTCAGCTCGCCAAGGACTTCGTGGCACGCGAGATCACCCCGAACGTCGTCGGCTGGGACCGCGCCGAAGAGGTCGACCGCGGCATCGTCAAGAAGCTCGGCGACGTCGGCTTCCTGGGCCTGACCATCGACGAACAGTACGGCGGCTCGGGCGGCGACCACCTGGCGTACTGCCTGGTCACGGAGGAGCTGGGGCGCGGCGACTCGTCCGTGCGCGGCATCGTCTCCGTCTCGCTGGGCCTGGTCACCAAGACGATCCAGTCCTACGGGACCGAGGAGCAGAAGCGGGAGTGGCTGCCGCGGCTCACGGCCGGCGAGGCCCTCGGCTGCTTCGGGCTCACCGAGCCCGGCACCGGCTCCGACGCCGGCAGCCTCACCACCCGGGCCGTCCGTGACGGCGACGACTACGTGATCAACGGCTCCAAGATGTTCATCACGAACGGCACCTGGGCCGACCTCGTCCTCCTCTTCGCCCGCTCCACCGACGCCCCCGGACACAAGGGCGTCACCGCCTTCCTCGTCCCGACGGACACCCCCGGCCTCACCCGCCGCACCATCCACGGCAAGCTCGGCCTGCGCGGCCAGGCCACCGCCGAGCTGGTCCTCGAGGACGTCCGCGTGCCCGCCTCCGCGATGCTCGGCCCGGAGGGCAAGGGCTTCTCCGTCGCCATGTCGGCGCTCGCCAAGGGACGTATGTCGGTGGCCGCGGGCTGCGTCGGCATCGCGCAGGCCGCGCTGGACGCCGCCGTGGGATACGCGGCGGAGCGCGAGCAGTTCGGCAAGTCCATCGCCTCGTACCAGCTGGTGCAGGAGCTGATCAGCGACATATCCGTCGACGTGGACGCCGCGCGCCTGCTGACCTGGCGCGTCGCCGACCTCATCGACCGCGGCGAGGACTTCGCGACCGCCGCCTCCAAGGCCAAGCTCTTCGCCTCCGAGGCCGCGGTGCGCTGCGCGAACAACGCCCTCCAGGTCTTCGGCGGCTACGGCTACATCGACGAGTACCCGGTCGGCAAACTCCTGCGCGACGCCCGCGTCATGACCCTCTACGAGGGCACCAGCCAGATCCAGAAGCTCATCATCGGCCGCGCGCTCACCGGCGTATCGGCCTTCTGAGACCGGGCTGTCGGGTCAGACTTCCGAGTCCGGCTTCCGAGTCCGGCTTCTGAGTACGTTTCTGAGTACGCGAGCGGATGGGGGTGCGCCCCCGTCCGCTCCATGCTGTCGCCCATGAGTGACACACCGGTCAAGCACAGGACCACCAACGCCTTCTACGGACAGGCCGTCGCCTCCTTCGCGCTCGCGCTCGTGGCGACCGCCGTCGGGATCTACCGCATCGACGCCAGCGGCTGGGTCCGCGGCTTCCTCGCCATCGCCGTCCTCTATCTGACGACCTCCGCGTTCACGCTCGCCAAGGTCATCCGGGACCGTCAGGAGGTCGATCAGGTCGTCAGCCGTATCGACCAGGCCCGCATCGACAAGATCCTCGCCGAGCACGATCCCTTCAAGCCCGCCGCCTGACATACGGAACTAAGCGCTCGCTCACCTCTAGGGGTATGGTGTTCGTCCTGTCCACGGGAGGATGTGAGCGAGCGATGAGCGCGGAGCGGCACGGCCAGAACGAGGCTGCCACGGACGACATGTCCTGGGCCGAGGTCACCCCGGACGCGGCCAGGCGGCTGCTGATCGCCGCCGTCGAGGCGTTCGCGGAGCGCGGCTACCACGCGACCACCACCAGGGACATCGCGAGCCGGGCCGGCATGAGCCCGGCCGCGCTCTACATCCACTACCGGACCAAGGAGGACCTGCTCCTCCGCATCAGCCGCATCGGCCACGAGAAGGCCCTGGAGATCCTCAAGGACGCGGCCGCCGAGGAGGGCACCGCCTCCGAGCGGCTCTCCGAGGCCGTACGGTCCTTCGTCCGCTGGCATGCGGCACGCCATCTGACGGCGCGCGTCGTGCAGTACGAGCTGGACTCGCTCGGCGAGGAGCACCGGCCCGAGATCGTGGCCCTGCGCCGCGAGAGCGACGCGACCGTGCGCGAGATCATCAACGACGGTGTGAAGGCGGGGGAGTTCGACGTCCCGGACGTCCCGGGCACCACGCTGGCCGTGCTGTCGCTCTGCATCGACGTGGCGCGCTGGTTCAACACGGAGGGCCGCCGGACGCCCGACGAGGTCGGCGCGCTGTACGCCGACCTCGTCCTGCGGATGGTGGGGGTCCGGGTTTCCTGACCCCGGCGGAGCTCAGAGGTAGTAGCGGGACACCGACTCGGCGACACACACCGGCTTGTCGCCGCCGTCGCGCTCCACGGTGAAGGCGACCGAGACCTGGACGCCGCCGGGCACGTCGTCGACGCCGGTGATCTTCGCGGTGGCGCGCAGCCGGGAGCCGACCGGCACGGGGGCGGGGAAGCGGACCTTGTTCGTCCCGTAGTTCACGCCCATCTTCATGCCGTCGACCCGGATCAGCTGCGGCCCGAAGAGGGGGAGCAGCGACAGGGTCAGATAGCCGTGCGCGATCGTAGTGCCGAACGGCCCCTCCTTGGCGCGCTCGGGGTCGACGTGGATCCACTGGTGGTCACCCGTGGCGTCCGCGAACTGGTCGATCCGCTTCTGCTCGATCTCGACCCAGTCGCTGTACCCGAGCTGCTCGCCCACCGCCGCGCGCAGCTCGTCGACCGTCGCAAAAACCCTCGGCTCTGCCATGTCCTGGCCTCCCATGTATGCACCATGTGCGGATCTCTAAGGCAATGTCTAAGCGCTTGCTCAGCATGCTAGGGCGGGCGACCTCTGTCAACGATGTCAGGGTCCGCCCAGTAGGCTCGGCACGGTGCCCCAGATTCCAGTGAAGATCCACGAACTCACCGTCGGTCAGCTGTCGGCGCGCAGCGGAGCCGCCGTCTCGGCCCTGCACTTCTACGAGGCCAAGGGCCTGATCAGCAGCCGTCGCACGACGGGTAACCAGCGCCGCTACCAGCGCGACACCCTGCGCCGGGTCGCGTTCATCCGCGCCGCGCAGCGCGTCGGCATCCCGCTCGCCACGATCCGTGACGCGCTGTCCGAGCTGCCCGAGGGGCGCACCCCGACCCGCGAGGACTGGGCGCACCTCTCCGAGGCCTGGCGCTCCGAACTGGACCAGCGCATCACCCAGCTGGGGCGGCTGCGCGACCATCTGACCGACTGCATCGGCTGCGGCTGTCTGTCCCTGGAGAACTGTGTGCTCTCCAACCCGGACGACGTGTTCGGCGAGCGCCTCACCGGCTCCCGCCTGATGAGGGAGAACCGGGAAGGCGCCTGAGGGGCCGCCGCTCAGCGGGGCGCCGAGACCAGCCCCGACTCGTAGGCGATGATGACGAGTTGGACCCGGTCCCGGGCGCCCAGTTTGGTGAACAGGCGCGCCACGTGCGACTTGGTCGTGGCCACGGTGATGTAGAGCTCGTCCGCGATCTCGCTGTTCGACCGGCCGAGCCCCACCAGTGTCAGGACCTCGCGCTCCCGCTCGGTGATGCCCTCGACCGGGCGCGGCGCGCGGGCGGGCGACGGCTCGGGGCGCCGCACGAAGTCCGCGATGAGGCGGCGCGTGATGCCCGGCGCGATCAGCGCGTCCCCGGCGGCGACGACCCGGATCGCGGCGAGGATGTCGTCGAGCGCCATGTCCTTGACCGCGAAACCGCTCGCGCCGGCGCGCAGCGCGCCGTAGACGTGGTCGTCCTCGTCGAAGGTGGTCAGGACGAGCACACGGGTCGCCCCCGCGCCCGACGTGACCAGGTTCGTGGCCTCGATCCCGTTCATGCCCGGCATCCGGATGTCCATCACGATCACGTCGGGGCTGACCTCCTTCGCCAGCCGGACCGCCTCCTCGCCGTTCGCCGCTTCCCCGACGACCTCCAGGTCGGGGGTGTCGGCGATGAGGACGCGCAGCCCGGAGCGTACGAGCGGCTGGTCGTCGGCGAGCACCACGCGCACGGTCATCGGGCGTCCGCCCCGGCCGCGGCGGTGCCGTCCGCCGGTGTGGCCACCGGCTCCGGAAGCGGCAGCCGTGCCGCCACCCGGAATCCGCCCTCCGGCCGCGGCCCCGCGCTGAACTCCCCGTGCAGCAGCGCCACCCGCTCCCGCATCCCGGTGATGCCGAACCCCACGCCCGTCCCCGCGCCCTGCATCCCACGCCCCTCGTCGACGACCTCCACGGAC
The DNA window shown above is from Streptomyces sp. NBC_01445 and carries:
- a CDS encoding response regulator transcription factor, whose amino-acid sequence is MTVRVVLADDQPLVRSGLRVLIADTPDLEVVGEAANGEEAVRLAKEVSPDVIVMDIRMPGMNGIEATNLVTSGAGATRVLVLTTFDEDDHVYGALRAGASGFAVKDMALDDILAAIRVVAAGDALIAPGITRRLIADFVRRPEPSPARAPRPVEGITEREREVLTLVGLGRSNSEIADELYITVATTKSHVARLFTKLGARDRVQLVIIAYESGLVSAPR